Genomic segment of Tiliqua scincoides isolate rTilSci1 chromosome 1, rTilSci1.hap2, whole genome shotgun sequence:
CATGTTACACGGGTTTGTGAAAAAGCTGAGTTGTTCATTGCCTCataagtgacagcccaatcctatccaaccttccagtgctgatgcagcctcaaggaaagggaaaaacattccctcaccttgagaaggcctccgtgactatccccctaccacaggattcagtgcgtgccccattggcacagctgcaccggcgctggaaaactgaataggattgggcccacaatgagTTCAGATTAGAGATATACAAGACATGGATGAAAATGGCTTCACTCACTGCACTCCTTTGCATACTGAATACACTGAAAACTTGCAAACTATGGTTACCAGATGTACGAAAGACATGGCTCCTGGACCTTGAGTACTCATATGGAAGATCTTGTACTTACCTTTCAAGCACTTCATGACCTGAAACTCGCATATCTCAGAGACTGCTGTTCCGCatataatggcccaattctaaaaGGGCCATACACTGCTGGAACAAGGCAAAGGAGAAGAACAGAGcagagatgggggtggggaggaggaggctatATCAAAATCATGAAGGGGGTGGTAATGGCGGCAATTGGCAGTACTGTAATTGGCAGTGGTGCCATTGTCTTTCCTATCCCTCTTCCCGATCTCAATATGCCTTCCTGAGTCCACTTGGACTTTCACCACCTATTTAGCTAATGcagtctgagtagatccattcagGTGGCAAGGGCTTACccaagggcaagggaacaaatacttcCTTACCTTGAGCccaactcccccacaggatacagcacacaccccactggtgcaTCTGCATCACtatgtggggagttaggtaggattgggcagcccatttAGCTGCTTTCCACAGTGTGGGTCTTGTTGCATGTGCTCatgtctaatattataatgccattgtacaaatcgatggtaagaccacacctggagtattgtgtccagttctggtcgcctcatctcaaaaaagacacagtggaaatggaaaaggtgcaaaagagagcgactaagatgattactgggctggggcaccttccttatgaggaaaggctatggcgtttgggcctcttcagcctagaaaagaggcgcctgaggggggatatgactgagacatacaaaattatgcacgagaaggacagagtggatagagagatgctctttacactctcacataacaccagaaccaggggaaatccactaaaattgagtgttggaagagttagaacagacaaaagaaaatatttatttactcagcatgtggttggtctgtggaactccttgccacagggtgtggtgatggcgtctggcctggacgtctttaaaaggggattggacaagtttctggaggcaaaatccattacgggttacaagccatgatgtgtatctgcagcctcctgattttagaaatgggctatgtcagaatgccagatgcaagggagggcaccagaatgaggtctcttgttatctggtgtgctccctggggcatttggtgggccgctgtgagatacaggaagctggactagatgggcctatggcctgatccagtggggctgttcttatgttcttatgtcatatgAGTGAGGACATCTGTGGAAAGGAAGAGGTGGTCCTTTCGTCAACTGATCAAAGGCTGCAGAATAATGACCTCCCCAAAGAGGTTCCCAGCTGTTCTTTTCTTGTAGCTTTTCAGAGAGAATACAGTAAAGTTCCAATACCTACAGAGTGAGCTCTATCGCTTTGCGCtacagtttttttaaattgttttattgctatttttcttttattgtttctttctTGTTGCAAACCACCTTAAGCCTTGAAAAGGCAGAGTTCTGCTGTTCTtggagaaattttaaaaaaatgacaaaccAAAATATGCAGATTAACTTGTATCTGGTCATCCAGTTGCTGCCACTGGTACAACAGAAAACAAATGGAAACAGGAAGTCTAAATTGGGGTAAAACAGACATAACAGGCAAGATCCATCTAGCcgagcatcctgtttcccatggtGGCTAACTAAATACTTCTTGGAGACCCACATGCAGGGCTTGAAGACAAATATCCTTCCCCattgttgcttcccagcaactgtaTTCAGTATCACAAATTTATGCGGGTGCTCTATGTTTATTGAGGAGAAATGATAAAGTTTTTCAATAACTCATTCAAGCTTTGCTAGAAATTCATTTTTATCCATTCCTGTTCTCCTTCACAACTGAGTGCAATAAAATTCTAACTCATTTTCCCATTCTCTTACAAAGGACCATCTAAATCTTGTCAACGGGTTCCTTTGGGTACCTGACTCTCATATATAAGTACTAAAACTGTTCTTTTCTTCAGCAGTACCACTATCAGATTATTCCAAATGTCCATGCAcaaagtaaaaagaaaatgattttgaGAACATCCAACTTCATTTTGGCTTCTTTGGCAAACTATTTGTACATATAATCACCTCCAGAGGGAGACTTTTTTCTGGCTTCCAAAAATAATCTGATCCATTAAGGcagaggtgctcacacttttttggctcgaaagcaactttgaaacccagcaaggcccggagatctaccagagttttttttacaatgttcgcgccatcataacatataacatttatgtgtacaatgtatgttggtttaccttgagccccactgagtataacaggacttactcctgagtagacatgcctaggattaggctgtgaggctgcaatcctagccgcacttacctgggagtaagccccattgagtacaatgggccttactcccggcgtttcctcccagaggcacctgaaaggggggggtcggcactccgcgatctactcattttgcctcgcgatctaccggtagatcgcgatccacctattgagcacccctgcattaaggcAAAGCAAACAAAGAGAATAAGCTAGATCTGGCAAAAATTATTCCATGGAGAAAAAATATTTATGTCTTAGCATTTTTATTGCTGGTAAAGTTGATATTTATCTCCGTCAGGTCAAGGTTTTAGAAGGAATTGCTAAAGCATTTCAAGGTTAATACATTTCACTAGATGAAACATCAGAAAAGCAGCTAGTTTCAGCTCATGAAACCATAGAGAATAGATAACATGGAGAGAACAGCAAAGAACATATATGTTCCGTTTATTTCACACACCCAAGTATAAAACAGAATCCATGATCCACAGCCCATCTATCAGAAAAAGAGGTTTCCTTTTAAAGATGGAAATAACACTATTATTTGCTCACTAAAAGTGGTAAAGCTGGGTCAGCATAGCTCTGCTAAAACACATCAAGGACTATCTAGTTTCATATTTTGTCTGACACACTAACCAGCTTAAGTTCTTTAAATGACATGAAATTTATAGCTCAATCAATACATGGATGAGTGGGGCAGAATCATATACTGTATGTACATAGGCATCATGCATAAAATCTAATAAAACACATAGGTTTTGGTAGCAAGGCCAGCAGGGAATCCTGCTCCCTTCACATTGTCTGTCTACATATTTCTTCTCTGACAAGAGCTGTTATATTCCAGATAAGCTTGCAAGTGGGGCATGATAGATATAACCACCCCTCCCATCATTTCCGACATCTGGTATTACTTTTAAACAAAGATATGTTGATTATTTTCAATCAAATCTAATGTGTACTCATAGATCTGTGCTATCTGTCAGCTACAAGCCCATTACAGCAGGTCAGTGTTAGATTTTGGTGCGCAAAGCTGTGCTGTGGTCCTCAAAAGAGATACCAAATGAATCTTTCCAAATCCTGCCACTCCTGCCATGTCTCACTCTCTGTCAATTTATGCTTCccataattcagtggttcccaaactgtgagacatggctccttggggagccatggaaactagccaggggagctgcggaatcctcatgaaaatcttgccaccctatgcaatgtataggattgtagccctaaggaGGGGCTGCAGCCAATAGCCCAGGAGGTTGAGAGTACCAACAATCGAATATGTATAtgtttgccataacttttgatgcaGTATAACCATTCCAACTATTGACAGATCAGAAAGAAGCTACTAACCCAGGAATCACCATCGTCTTGTAGCGCCATCATGCCTTACAATTATTAATTCATAACAATGCCACAGATTGTAACGCTGATACCAAGCTCATTGCATCTCATCCTGGAATGTTTGATTGTGTGCTGATTTGAATAGATAGAAATCAGTGAAATGTTTGCCATTTTAAATAAACTGCTCATCTAAAGTAATCTAAAATCTTACATCTTTGCCATTACATAGGGTACAATCCATCATGGACATCTGTTCACCCAGAGTACTGGACAAGACATAACGTCTGTGAGTGGCTGCAGTTTTGCTGTGATCAATACAAACTGGATGCCAACTGTATTTCTTTTTGTCAGTTCAACATAAATGGCCAACAACTGTGTAGTATGACCCAAGAGGAGTTTCTAAATGCTGCAGGCATTTGTGGTGAATACCTGTATTTCATCCTACAGAACATCAAGGCTCATGGTTAGTAACTCAGAAGACTTAATCAAAATGTGATGCTTCCATTCCGGGTGGGTCTGGTGTGCTTGGGTAAGATGTTGAATTGACAGCTACATAGATATCCATGGCGCATTGAACAGTAGTCCAGCACAGCAATGGGGATCACATTAGATATGCAACCTACATATAGAATTGGACTTAGTAACATCAGGGCTGCCTAAATTCTCAGTTCTAGAAGGAACAgaacatgttgttgttgttgtttaaatttTTGTTTACATTTAAATGTATGCATTTTAGTATGAATCAATCATATATCACTTTGCAATGCAATGTACCTGATATTCTTTACTCCATTAATCTCTTCAGGTGGGTCATTGCTATGTCCCATTTTGCAAATGGGAAACCTAGGACTCAAGATAAACTGGTAGTTAGAGGCCAGTGATGAAGGAGTAGCTAGGAGGAGCACCTACAGTCCACCATCAGCAGATGGTCCACACACTTTCTGTGAAACCTCCTGTTGTTTTCCAAGtttcacaacacaatcctatgcatgttgtctcagaagtaaaccccacggagttcagtggaacttggtCTCAATtcaatgcatataggattgcagcctcagttagtTTATATATACTATATAAGTTGGCAAATTATGGAGCAATGAAAACAGTATGGGATACAAAGGAAAGATTAATTTAAAGCATTTATATCCTGAAGATGAAGTAAGACTGGCAATGAGGAGAATTAAAAATGCCAGAATAGTGGCATGGAGATGTAGTTTTTAAGGTCCTGTTTTAGAGCAGGCTCTTAGGTTTTGAAACTCAGTGGGCATACCAAAAGACcataaacaaatatacaattatAAACCTGAATATTGGATTCAATGTTTTTGCCCCATAGGAATCTCCTTCTTTCATGACAATGAAGATACAAAGTCATCCGACAAGGACGAAAGTCAGTCATGTAAGTAAGACAAGGATATGCATACTTTTACAAAATGTTTCTCTTTCTAAATAAGAGGTTGATCCCATAGGGACAAACAGCAGTGCTTCAATATGCGTAGGTTCACAGAGAGCCTTACAGCAGCCCCATGACAGGCAGGTTGTGATTCTAGAACGACTTTCTATTCTAGAAAGTCGTTTCTATTCTAGAACGATTTTCTATAGGAGAGGTAACCAACCTCTCCTGCTCTCAATTGTTTTCATCTGGACTTAGGCAGAGAAGTACCAAAGTGAGAAAGGAACAGCTGTAAGGGCCTATCCAGGATTAGACCAGCAGCAGAAGCATTTATGACAGCAAAACATAGTTTCACTATTGTAAAATGGCTTCCAGCGGCACATAGAGCTTGCCACCAGTAGCCATTTTAGGAGTGATGCCACAAATGGCAGCAGCACAGGAGGTCTGTGTCCAAACCCAGACATGTATGTCGGAtggtggtggaggcagggagtgggtggatcaggcaggggaaaggtggcaAAGTTAGGGGAAGGGGACCGAGGAAGGAGCAGATTGAGACTGGGAAAAGGGCAGGgtcagcagctgcagtgccactgatatcctatccgcCTTTTCAGCCTCAGTCTGTAAAGAAGAACTGCAAAgtagttggtgcagatctgagtagacccagcaggacAGCAAGAGTTTACcccaggtgagggaacaaatgttccttcaccCACAGGAGAACTCCAaagcctgaaactcccctgcagaatgcagcacgtaCCCCTTTGATGTAGCTGAATCGGCACAAGGggagttatgtaggattgggctgcaatttatttatttatttatttcccacctttccaTCCCAGCAAAGGGCACTCAAGTTCTGCAGATACTTTCTAGGTACCCTTCCGTATAAAACTTCCAGGATATAATCAATAACAAAATTACAATAGAACaccataaaaataaaaacagaaatttaaaaacccATAAACAGCTGCCATAAAACCTATAGGATCTAGCAGAactaagaaaggaagaaagaaaggaaaggtagTTTGGAACAGGTTTTCAGATGGACCTGAAAGAGAATATGTTGGTGCCAGGCAGACTTCCCTTGGGAGGATATTCAATACAGATTCGAcattggtatctgtgggggttccatttcggaactgaaatctgcagatactggatctgtgAATGACAGGGTCATACTGTACATGGGACACCATGACCTAAAAGGGTCTGGTTACCATGTACCTAAACAATAGCAAAGAAGGCTAGTTTAGACTGTTAGGTGAAGAATGAAGGATTGAGGCAGGCTTCTGTGGAAGAAGGTAGGTCTTCCACAGAAGCCAGAATAGCCAGATCCTAAAGCCTTATAGTTACTAGTAACCAGAACTTTGAATTGTGACTAGAAATAGACCAGCAGACAGTGTAGCTGTTTATGTGTTAGCAAGAAGTGCTGTTTATAGCTGGTTTCAAGTAACAtttcacatttatataaataactGCAGCGTGCCATACCTACAATTTACACAGATTTGGTAGCGCACAGGTCTAGATCATCCAAAAGACCTCTGAAATTAAAACCCCATTTTGTCATTCCAAGTTTCATAAATCTCTCAGCAGTTCAGAGCGCTGTATGCTTTCAGTATAGTTTTCCTATGTGGATTATCACCAACATTcatggagggagagggaagaaaaaTCTGCATTACCATTGAGATAGGGCCACAGGACCGCCATGAAGGACAATGAACTAATCACTCAAAAGTGCCAGAACACAGTTGAAAGCATGACTGATCTTTTGTATGTTCCTTTGCTACTGGTAACCATGCTCCATGACCATGACTCTGAGGTCTGTAGGAGTATTTACGTATAGATACAATCAGGACACTGTGTTTTCAGATAACCAGGCTTTTGGATAATTGAAATGTGGCCAATGGCAATCCCTTCTTTAATTTTTTAGCTACCCGCACAGCTGCTTTCCAAGTGCTGGTTAATCATTCACTTGGCTTTATCTTGATGATAAAGTTGGATTTTTATTCAAAGATAAATCACAGACTTTCACTGATTTAGTGTTGCATGCAATTTAATTAGGTGAACACTTCGACCTCTTTAAATCCCATTATCGTCTGTATTCATTTGtgtcaattattttttaaatgtcttcCAGATAATGATAAGGCATGCTTGGGGACAGGTGGTATCAAAAGTCAAGAATGTCAAAGTCACAGCAGAACAAGTAAGCAAGCTCTGCCATCTAAAGACTGTGTGTGaaaatttccaaaaaaaaaaaaaaaatctgtttgtgTTCTGTCACTAAACATTCAGGGCACAAGCCCAAAAAgggctactcaaaagtaagtcctattttgttccatggggcttactctcagcaaagtgtggttaggattgcagcctcagttactTTGCCCATTCTGCTTGATATCAGTTAGCTTTAAAGGTTGAAAATAAGTTTTGAAATAAAGTAGATATCATTATTTTCCTTTGTGATTATATTACaaggccttttgggacaggaaactattgtctgtaaaccactttgtgaactttttttgttgaaaagcaatatataaatattcttattagtaTTTTGTCAATTATTCCTAAAAACAATCACTGCAATATCCACCACCAGGGGGCACTCCTGgagttggatccaaagaaccTTAGGTCTAGCTCCTCATGCCCAAGGAAGATTTGGGCTTGCATCTCTTGAACAGCAGCTGAATGAAATCTCTCACCAGTGCAGGCTATTAATGTGTTGTTTTGTCCCTGAAGACTTGCAGAGCTCTCACTTATGGGAATTTGTGAGAGACCTCCTCCTGTCCCCTGAGGAGAATAGTGGTATTCTGGAGTGGGAAGACAGGGATCAAGGCGTCTTTCGAGTTGTTAAATCAGAAGCTCTAGCCAAAATGTGGGGCCAAAGGAAGAAAAACGATAGAATGACCTATGAAAAACTAAGCCGTGCACTCCGGTAAGCTGACAGCCTAAGCAGTGTTGTATAATTTAGCAAATTTCACATGATTTTACAGGTTGCAAAATGCAGAGGTCATGAGACAGAGCTATGGTTCTTTGATGGGTTATAGGAACCTGGGGCCAGATCTATGGGTGGAATTAATGGGCATAGTGACAGATTGGTAAACAAATTATTTGCTATTATACCCTATGCATATGACATTTCATTTTGCTATCTCTCCATTACCGACTTCACTCACATTTCACCCTGAACTACTGTCTGAGCAATGTATGTCCCCACATCACTGGGCAGCAACTGACCAATCCAGAGAGGCCACAGGGACTGACATGGCTGGCTGGATCATTGGGCCTTCTGAGCTCTCACAGAGCTCTCACTGCTAGGGATTACGGCAGCAACCCAGAAGAAGTGGGCTGGGCACTACGGCTGCCGGCTTCAAATGGAGccaggtggctgcaggagggTGCTAGAAGGAGAGGGCAGCTGCCTCAGGAATGGAGGAGCAGCCTGCACCTCCAGACCGGCTGTTGACCGGCCACATCTGACACAGGCAATCCAAGGGGAGAAAGGAGCTGACTGGGGATAACCACTCTCCATCCATCCAAGGAGGTTGCTCCTTGATAAGCAAACAGCCTGTCAGAACTGTGGAAGTGGGACCAAATCAAGTGGCTCCATCTCAAGGGGCAGGCAGAcgcacagtgcccccccccaccccctgaggGGAACCAGGTGTGCATGGCCTCACCAACTCTGTCAGAACCCAGGTGCCCACTGAAACCTACCTGAACCACCAGAGGATGCGAGAGCATACTCATCCAATGGCATCGCCAGACTTGACCTGATAGAGAGAAGAAACTTGTGTTAGAACCCATGACCCCAGCCCAGTGATGGAAACGTGGGACTGCTTATGACTGTTAAAGCACTTATGGAAATAAAAACCATCCTAAAGCATCACTGAGTGAGTCTTTTTAGACCGGAGGAGGGCTGACCAGAGAAGGGAGATTGCCATGTCCCAGCAATCCTCTTGACATGCTCCCCTACCCCCCAACCTTGGGGCACAGGGGGACATAGCTGTGACAGTTCTGTTTTTGCGGAGAAGCTGCACTGGGAACATTTAAACTCAAAACAGTTTACTTTGAGCAGCAGGTAGGCAAGTTCCCCCTTTTCTAAAAAGAATGGATTGCTTTTTCATTGACACTATCATATCGACTGTGGTTATTTGTTCCAAAGTATATGTTAATGATTCTTCTAAGTCCAATTTCAATGTTGTTGCAGGTACTATTACAAAACAGGGATTTTGGAACGTGTGGACCGAAGGTTAGTTTACAAGTTTGGAAAGAACGCACACGGATGGCAGGAGAGCAAATTATGAAATACCCCTTGCTTCAGACTCACTGCCAAATATGCAACACAATGAGGATGAAGTCACAATAACAGGCTTTCTGGATTGTGGGGTGTTAGGCGTTCAATAACATTCAGAGTTTGACTGGCATCATCACCTGCACAGCACTTAGGAGAATAACACTCCGTAGACCTTTCTCAAGTTTGATTTTATATAAGTAGCATCTCTTTCCATGCAAGAGAAGAGCAGCAATTTGTCAATGTCAATCAAACTCCGTGACATTTTATCACTGCCATTTGGATTTTGGGGGGATATTGAAAAGCATGTGTTTGAAGGTGTAAGGACCACACACACCCTACCATTTGGAAATGAATGTATACCACACTGGTATTTTTAGACAGTTTTTTGAAGAGTGTTGTTGGAGCTTGGAAATGTGGAGATGAACACACCAAGTTGCCTTGTCTGCACAGTTTCTAGCAGTGCAGATGGGGACAGGTCTGGGcaacttgttttttgtttttttttccctcctagcTCTGAAATTATAATGCTTCGTTTAAAGATCTAGCTCGTTTCATGCCATCCACATAGAGTGTGTTGCAATAGTTCAAAACAAATGCATACAAATTGAAAAGTGGAATTAAAAAATATCCCGGATGAATATAAAAGGTACATTAGAGGGctagcctctgcatgtttactcaggagtaagtcttacTGTATTCAGTAGAGCatattcccaggtaaatttgtACAGGATTGTACCTTTTATTTAACATGACCTATATGTTGTTTCTCAGGTAGCCCTTGGGGAAAAATGATGGCCTAGatattaacatatgcccctaggcacatttttcagtttgtctcctgctgagCATGATGTTTCTTATTGACTAaggacatttgaaaaaaaaaagtcatcgtCAGCATCTGAGtgctccattgctgctgctgctgctttatgaAAAGGCCTAGATCTTCATTCCCCCGTGACAGCAACCCAACAGACTTAAGTCCTGGTAAACACAATAGACACGGTGAAGCAGGGCTCCCTACTGCAGTTCCCAGCCTCTTAAGGATTCACAACTGCCCTTCACACTTTACATTTTAATACAGAGGAAAATGAAGTTGCAAGGAAATAGCTGCAAACACAATTGCTTCAAAAAGTGTGAAACATTTCATTTTATCAAGGAATGCCATCCTCTTTTCAACTTATCTCACCAAAAAGAACATGGGATGAGCAAATCTATGAGCAAGTCCCCTAATGCAAGTATACACACCAGGAAGTTGAAATTGTGAATTCATTTGGCTTCCTTCACTTTTTGCACTTTAGTGCAAGTCTTTGTTGCTTGTTTGTACTTATGTTGGTTGGCTATAGAAAGTCGAGTGCTAGCTTACATTCAGTTGGTAGTGAAGTACATAATATATCCCCTTGAAAAAGGGAAAgggaatatataaatattttaaataaattaaataaaagacAAAGTAAGAGGTCTcttttacacacatacacacacgtacGTATGCAGGCAGGGGTGGTGTCAGCAGTCAGTCTGATTGGGCCTGCACAAAGGgcccatgtggcctggctgcctcTAAGTTCCAAGTACCAGTGACAAAAATAAATAGCATCCAATGTGCTGTCAGAGGGTGGGCAGACGCTACCAAGGttttgcctcacagcccaatcctgagctgcctggcacgtgaggctgccacagcgccaaaatggctaccatgacAACCAGTACATGGGCAGCCCATGGCAGCTCCTTGGGCAAAGGGGACATTTtaccccttctcccgggtaagagaagtagccccacaTTGCAGCTACTCAATTCTCTGGCAGCTCTTGAGtaagcgcagaatcaaggagtcctgtgtcaggttGCGCAGCCCGAcacaggctcaggatctggtggagctgagctcgcCAGTCCTGCCCCGCTTCCTcacccaccatgcctcctccctgccctccctcacctccccatgccctgaaacacctcccccactttcccccacactcccactcacCTCAATCATTCACTCACTTACCT
This window contains:
- the ELF5 gene encoding ETS-related transcription factor Elf-5 isoform X1 produces the protein MMLDSVSHNTFLPHSMICESLMSWSELCGATDENYPPYEHHTGYNPSWTSVHPEYWTRHNVCEWLQFCCDQYKLDANCISFCQFNINGQQLCSMTQEEFLNAAGICGEYLYFILQNIKAHGISFFHDNEDTKSSDKDESQSYNDKACLGTGGIKSQECQSHSRTNLQSSHLWEFVRDLLLSPEENSGILEWEDRDQGVFRVVKSEALAKMWGQRKKNDRMTYEKLSRALRYYYKTGILERVDRRLVYKFGKNAHGWQESKL
- the ELF5 gene encoding ETS-related transcription factor Elf-5 isoform X2 is translated as MLDSVSHNTFLPHSMICESLMSWSELCGATDENYPPYEHHTDNDKACLGTGGIKSQECQSHSRTNLQSSHLWEFVRDLLLSPEENSGILEWEDRDQGVFRVVKSEALAKMWGQRKKNDRMTYEKLSRALRYYYKTGILERVDRRLVYKFGKNAHGWQESKL
- the ELF5 gene encoding ETS-related transcription factor Elf-5 isoform X3, giving the protein MLDSVSHNTFLPHSMICESLMSWSELCGATDENYPPYEHHTGISFFHDNEDTKSSDKDESQSYNDKACLGTGGIKSQECQSHSRTNLQSSHLWEFVRDLLLSPEENSGILEWEDRDQGVFRVVKSEALAKMWGQRKKNDRMTYEKLSRALRYYYKTGILERVDRRLVYKFGKNAHGWQESKL